GTCCTCACGCCAGCGGACCATCAGCTGGTTGAACGCGACCGCGCCCTGGCCCTGCCAGTGCGACCCGATCCCGGCCAGCTTGCCCTCGAGTGCGGACAGCTCGCGCTGCAGCTCGCCGCGCGTGCGTGCGACGACGTCGGCTCCCTGCTTGATCGCACCATCTGCTGCGGAGACCTCTGTTGCCATGACACCTCCCCCGTGCCCGACCCGTGCGGGCCGATGCCTCACCCGCCCCGGACGGGACGCGCCAGTCCCGGCGAAACGCCGCGAAACCGACGGAACCATAACGCGACGCCGGGGGACCGCGTGGGGTGGTGCCGTCGGCTGTGGATGCGCGTGCCGGGCGTCGGGCCCGGATGGCACGGGCCCCGCCGCGCGGGTGCGCAGCGGGGCCCGTGGACGTGGTTCAGCCGACGGTCACCAGGTCTCGTCGTCCTCCGTGCTCACCGCGGTGACGGCCGGGCCGTCCTCCCGGGAGCCGCGGCGGAGCCCGGCGGCGCGGTCGGCCGCGGTCGCCTCCTCCTCGAGCTCCGGGGCGAGGTAGCCGAGCGCACCCGTGCGGCGCTTCTTCTTCGACGCGCCCCCGGCGGCACCACCGCCGGGAGCCATAGCGCCACCCGCGGCACCGCGGGCCCCGGCACCGCCGGCGGCACCTGCGGCTCCGGGTCCGCCGAGCGCACCCGCGACCATGGGTGTGCCACCCAGCTGCCCGGACACGGCGCCGAGACCGGCCATGCCCAGCCGGGCGTTGCCCACGGCCCCGAGAGCCGCGCCGCCCACGGCGACACCGCCGGCGAGCGC
The Cellulomonas gilvus ATCC 13127 DNA segment above includes these coding regions:
- a CDS encoding WXG100 family type VII secretion target, coding for MATEVSAADGAIKQGADVVARTRGELQRELSALEGKLAGIGSHWQGQGAVAFNQLMVRWREDANKIVSALNEFESNLLQSQSTYTASDDTQQSAFTRLSGRLG